Within Sinorhizobium sp. RAC02, the genomic segment AGCGATATCCGCAGGTGCGCCTTTCCATCCTCACCACCGGCCGACCCGTTGATCTCATCGAGGAGCGGATCGATGTCGCGTTGCGTGTGCGGGACGGCTACGACACCGACCAGTCCCTGATCGTGCGCCGATTCGGCGGCACGCGACGCTATCTCGTGGCAAGCCCGGACTTCCTGGAGCGTTTCGGCCCCATCGAACTCGACACGATCGGTCGCGTTCCAACACTCTCCATGCAGGAAAACGATATCAGGGCAATCTGGACGCTCTACAACGCCGACGGCGCGGTGCACGACGTCGCCCATTCGCCGGTGCTCATGTGCTCCGATTTCAGCGTGCTGGAGCGCGCGGCCACCGCCGGGGTCGGCCTCGGCCTCCTGCCGGAAATCATCGCCGAACGCGGCTTCCGCACCGGCTTCCTGTCGCCTGTCCTGCCGGACTGGAGCAGCGCAGAATCCACCGTCCACGCCGTCTTCACCGCCCGCCACGGCATGCTGCCGGCGGTGCGCGCCCTCATCGACCACCTCGCCGAAAACCTGCCGCGTTCCATGCTGCGCTGCAAGGAAATCCTGCCCAAAACCCCATCCGACAGCAACTGGTCGATCTGAACCATCCTTTTCGCTTTACAGCGGCGAAAAATATGCTAACTCCACGCCGAGTGCCCTTATAGCTCAGTTGGTAGAGCACCTGATTTGTAATCAGGGGGTCCCGGGTTCGAGTCCTGGTGGGGGCACCATTTTTCCTTCAAAACTGTAGGTCATAAGGTGATTGCTCGCACCAGCGCGATTTCGATCCACCTCTGAGCCCACCTTTGCGGCTCGCTAAACGCCCATTCGTGGTGTCGTGAATCGCCGCGCCGGCAACATGGTTTGCACGGGACTTATTCTCTAGACATCCCAAGCAAACGCGAGTTCGTATTTAGCTTATCCAGTGCAGGACGCCACGAATAGAGATGTTCGCTCTGGGCCGGGTATCGGGCCGCCGCCGGTAAAGCCGGTAAAGAATGACTCGAGTCACCCGCTACGATCCATGGCGTTCCTTTTCCAAGTGCACGCAAGGAGCGCAGTTATGGGAAACCCAAACCGCATTCGGCGAAGACGGCCAAAAAGCTTGCGACGACGACTTGTGGACGGCCTGAATCGCGCTGAAAAGCACCCGCTGACCAAGGCAGCGGCGAGGATGTTGGCTGTAATGTCGGCTGGCGCCCTCTTCGCTACGCCGCACCCCGACTGCGGCGCCCGTCGGAGAAGTCGAGCGCAAAATTCAGGCTTTCGCGACCGACCTCTCCGATGGAAATGTCAGGCACTATCTATCGGCTAAAGCATTCGCCTTGAGCGCCACCCAGAATGTGAGGACCGCGGCCGCTGAAGTGTCAATCATGCCCCTTGCAGCGGCCTCCGGGTTGGCCTGACCGTAGAGACGGGCCAGGTGATAGCCAATGGTATAGCCTGCCCATCGTGGCAGTTCGCCAGTGCCGAAGAACCAAGCCGCATGATCGTAGTCGTGGCTGTCCCGTTCTCGCTCCGCCTGGTCGAGAACGGCCGCCCAGTCCGCATATATTGATGTGTTCGCCCAAGGCGGAACCGAAACGCCGGTAACCGTACACGAAAAAACGTCAGCAAACCCCTCTGATACGAAGGCCTCGCCCAACGATAGTCCATACCCACAGGCATCCCATCGCATTGCATGATGGAGCTCATGAGCAAGCGTGCGACGGAAAATGCCTCGGGCCAGACCGTCCTCGAATCCGGACGCTTCCGGATCGAGGCTGATCGTCACGAGCCCACGTCGAAAGCATGAGCCGCCAAAACCAAGTTCGGGAATGGTCTCATCCGGTAGATACTGGATGATGACATCGACCGGGTGCCTCCCAAATTTCGGGGACACAATTTCGGCGATGCGGTCAGCAACGGCGTCGGCCTGGGTTTGCAGCGCGGCGTGCCAGGGACCAAGCGCCCCCTCGGCCTCAAGAAAATGGATGTTGAGCCTCATAGCAGTCCAATCGCATATGATGCCGCCTCTTTTGAGGTAGCATTCCGGTTCCGAAAGTGTCGAAGGACCTTGCGGAGGTGATTATGCGATGATGACGAAGCTGATCATGAGCATACGCTGCCACGATCAGCTCAAGCTGTCAAAAGCGGCTTCAATATTAGGATATCTGCCAAAACACTACGTCACCTGCGCAAGGGAGTCGCTTTCGTTGCCCATGGCGGGATAGGCGCAGACTTGTGCCTTGCAGATTGCCCCGTCGGGCCGACTGGCCTATAGGCCTTCCAAGAGACGCAGTGCCGACGAGCACCGCATTCCCGCCTAGCAATTCGGAGGAACAGACGTGGCGCAAGACAAACAGCCGGTTAGCAAGGTGACGGTCGAAAAGCGCATCGACGGGAAGTATTTTTTCGCGCTGACCTTCCGCGGCGTCACCTATCCCGTGAAGGGGCCGTTCGCCAATCCGATGCAGGCCGCCGCTGCGGGACAGGCGACGCTCAAGGCGCTGGAAGCGCGAGCCAACGGGCCTTCCAAGGCGTGAAATCGGCGCCCTCTCCTTCCCTGCACCGGCATTGTCATATTTTTCAGATGCGCATGCCGTAAAGGCATGCGACAAAGGCCGGCTTGGGCGTGCGGTGCGCCACGGCTCGCTTGCGCAACTTTCGCAAACGACGCAGCGGTTCCTGCGTTCGGAGCTGCGTAGAAACAAAGGGATGGGGTATTTACGCGCTTCGAAGAAGAGCGGACTTCCTCCAGAAGATGCGGAACGGCAGCATGGCGCGTGACACCACCTCCTTCTCCTTCGTCGCCTCGACGGCGCCTGAAGCACAGGAAGCGCGCAACGAGCTGATCTCGATCTATGGCAATGCCGACCCGGAAGAGGCAGACGTCATCGTGGCCCTCGGCGGCGACGGGTTCATGCTTCAGACGCTGCACACGACGATGAACACCGGCAAGCGGGTGTACGGCATGAACCGCGGCTCCATCGGCTTTCTGATGAACCGGTATGATACGAAGGATCTGTCGGCCCGCATCGAGGGCGCGGTGGAAAATGCCTT encodes:
- a CDS encoding LysR family transcriptional regulator; the encoded protein is MQDLNDLALYAAVVRHKGFTAAANALSVPKSKISKRIAALEEQLGVRLIERSTRKLSITDIGQSFYERCEAVLSGVEAAEAVVAVAKAEPAGMVRMAMPPGFGPAVSDVLPSFMKRYPQVRLSILTTGRPVDLIEERIDVALRVRDGYDTDQSLIVRRFGGTRRYLVASPDFLERFGPIELDTIGRVPTLSMQENDIRAIWTLYNADGAVHDVAHSPVLMCSDFSVLERAATAGVGLGLLPEIIAERGFRTGFLSPVLPDWSSAESTVHAVFTARHGMLPAVRALIDHLAENLPRSMLRCKEILPKTPSDSNWSI
- a CDS encoding DUF2268 domain-containing putative Zn-dependent protease (predicted Zn-dependent protease with a strongly conserved HExxH motif), which encodes MRLNIHFLEAEGALGPWHAALQTQADAVADRIAEIVSPKFGRHPVDVIIQYLPDETIPELGFGGSCFRRGLVTISLDPEASGFEDGLARGIFRRTLAHELHHAMRWDACGYGLSLGEAFVSEGFADVFSCTVTGVSVPPWANTSIYADWAAVLDQAERERDSHDYDHAAWFFGTGELPRWAGYTIGYHLARLYGQANPEAAARGMIDTSAAAVLTFWVALKANALADR